The Arvicanthis niloticus isolate mArvNil1 chromosome 2, mArvNil1.pat.X, whole genome shotgun sequence genome includes a window with the following:
- the LOC117702867 gene encoding disks large homolog 5-like yields MLSMLLRLFRRDNTIQPETRPRQKAFCKAGRRRWPWGRHRSVGKESSQAYTISEQEQRMKRLEKLKRDLERMKNERDELRGILALYSDKDLNNRFNFEMMMLVTQHDQVMSELKNIPQQISEALYKCQELTKNNQLYSIRNCHLLTESLHMKSEVKMLWNANRQLLKEQITLEVCSKETRRLCVEASMKIYDKFSKYIQQV; encoded by the exons ATGTTGTCCATGCTGCTCAGGCTGTTTCGTAGGGACAATACAAtacaaccagagaccagacctaggcagaaggcattctgtaaagcaggaagaaggagatggccctggggaagacaca ggtctgttgggaaagagtcctcccaagcctacaccatcagtgagcaggagcagagaatgaagaggttggagaagctcaaaagggaccTTGAAAGAATGAAGAACGAGAGGGACGAACTCCGGGGCATCCTGGCACTTTATAGTGACAAGGATTTGAACAACag gttcaactttgagaTGATGATGCTGGTGACGCAACACGACCAGGTGATGAGCGAGCTCAAAAACATTCCgcagcagatcagtgaggccttgtaCAAGTGCCAGGAGTTGACcaaaaataatcaactttacag catcaggaactgtcacctcctgactgagtctcttcatatgaagagtgaagtaaaaatgctctggaatgcaaacaggcagctgcttaaggaacagattacactggaagtgtgctctaaggaaacaaggaggctatgtgtggaggccagcatgaagatctatgacaaattttccaagtatatccaacag gtctga